Proteins found in one Cricetulus griseus strain 17A/GY chromosome X, alternate assembly CriGri-PICRH-1.0, whole genome shotgun sequence genomic segment:
- the LOC100756362 gene encoding melanoma-associated antigen B4 has protein sequence MPRGKKSKARAREKRRQIHDEAHGQNDAQAKAAEKEESPACSDQGSGDGKPSNSAGFPEGKAPTITPSKGMHCRSGKGAKGKEEKQGRSLRAPKSTESMQMDLISRKAGMLVEYMLCKYKIKQPARRGEMLKIINKRFKEHFPEILKKASYRLDMVFGLELKEIQPNGQSYMLVSKLDFEDDGSRSNEMGLPNRGILIPLLSVIYLNGYCAPEEEVWHFLNMLGVHDGVPHLIFGDIRKLITEELVQEKYLEYRQVPGSDPPSYEFLWGPRAYVETSKKKVMDFLAKVNETMPGAYSSRYEQALIEEEEKARAEAAAKPGTKGKGRSKTK, from the coding sequence ATGCCCAGAGGAAAGAAGAGCAAGGCCCGTGCTCGAGAGAAGCGTCGCCAGATCCACGATGAGGCCCATGGGCAAAATGATGCTCAGGCAAAGgcagcagagaaagaagagtCACCTGCCTGCTCTGACCAAGGTTCAGGAGATGGGAAGCCAAGCAATTCTGCTGGCTTCCCAGAGGGTAAGGCACCCACCATCACTCCtagtaaaggcatgcactgcaGGTCAGGTAAAGGTGCAAAGggcaaagaagagaaacaggggcgTTCTCTTAGGGCCCCAAAATCCACTGAAAGCATGCAGATGGACCTTATATCAAGGAAGGCAGGAATGCTAGTGGAGTACATGCTCTGCAAGTACAAAATTAAACAGCCTGCAAGGAGGGGAGAAATGCTGAAAATTATCAACAAAAGGTTCAAGGAGCACTTCCCTGAGATCCTCAAGAAAGCCTCATATCGATTGGATATGGTTTTTGGCCTTGAGTTGAAAGAAATTCAGCCCAATGGTCAATCCTACATGCTTGTCAGCAAGCTAGATTTCGAggatgatggaagtagaagcaatgAGATGGGTCTTCCCAACAGGGGCATTCTGATCCCCCTCCTAAGTGTGATCTACTTAAATGGCTACTGTGCCCCAGAGGAGGAGGTCTGGCACTTCCTGAATATGCTAGGAGTCCATGATGGGGTCCCACATCTCATCTTTGGGGATATCAGAAAGCTCATCACTGAAGAGCTAGTGCAGGAAAAGTACCTGGAATACCGTCAGGTCCCTGGCAGTGATCCTCCATCCTATGAGTTCCTGTGGGGGCCAAGAGCCTATGTTGAAACCAGCAAGAAGAAGGTGATGGACTTTTTAGCTAAGGTTAATGAAACCATGCCCGGTGCTTACTCATCTCGTTATGAGCAGGCTTTGattgaagaggaagagaaagcccGAGCTGAAGCTGCAGCCAAGCCTGGCACTAAGGGCAAGGGACGTTCTAAGACCAAGTAG